The following coding sequences lie in one Zingiber officinale cultivar Zhangliang chromosome 2B, Zo_v1.1, whole genome shotgun sequence genomic window:
- the LOC122046545 gene encoding uncharacterized ATP-dependent helicase C29A10.10c-like, producing the protein MGVSGRPLFDLNELPEEEVNVDDCPIDYQPQKSLPVANLNSSTLLPSSEGCQRIQNNQTFTHAPTGSGFQPFSRKEVSKKLKEFEKSGAESNTDQALTSVDSSFKDVNKISRLLSGSQGGLEAEREEGEWSDMEVHGEDIKSISSNKEEDLDGESADKQIMNEESESLVKTDESSHNKSSFLGITTNEVCESIRDLNENRPFLDSYGSCNSRVDASDDGFGESSIVKLREVKGVEASHALRFVNNPVKRPKIDEQKEAMLGKKRARQTVFINVEDVKQVSSMKPTPKRQTSFPAPIVTRTVKDSSCTSTPGGAERPNTKNQNHSDIMSTECCSTMESVNLKTEPNGDVILGGIIHPKKLNHNEEFSETYPPILGQGPSKQSVDTRQSKNSSVSSRKPPVPGLGNTDHKLGSKKNPYSKRPNAMNPQCQDTSVERLLREVTSEKFWHHPEETDLRRVPGQFESDEEYIRVFEPLLFEECRAQLNSTYEELQEKITKDAHIMVHIKNVDRRERGWYDAIVLPVHECKWNFKEGDIAVLAYPRPGGAGKSGRRNNYDTNDDDTEHEATSHVVGTVRRHIHIDTRYLAGAIFHFYAGDLYGSCSKSNDHILRKLEPKSTWYLTTLGSLATTQREYIALHAFRRLNGQMQSAILKPSPEHFPKYEDLPPAMSDCFTQYFVDYLHRTFNPPQLAAIQWAAMHTASGTNNRGAKRQDPWPFTLVQGPPGTGKTHTVWGMLNVIHLVQYQHYYTALLKKLAPESYKQTTEVNLVNASSGSIDEVLQNIDQSLLRTLPKLCPKPRMLVCAPSNAATDELLARVLDRGFIDGEMKVYRPDVARVGVDSQTRASQAVSVERRTEQLLQKGCNEVIKWLHDLKRREAELSQQISRLQRDLIIAAAAGMSQGSVGVDPDVLAARDQNRDILLQHLAAALESRDKVLVEMSRFAILESKFHSGTTFNMEDARANLEASFANEAEIVFTTVSSSGRKIFSRLAHGFDMVVIDEAAQASEVAVLPPLSLGAARCVLVGDPQQLPATVISKAAGTLLYSRSLFERFQQAGCPTLLLSVQYRMHPQIRDFPSRYFYQGRLTDSESIANLDDEVYYRDPLLHPYAFFDITHGRESHRGGSVSYQNVHEAQFSLRLYEHLQKFVKSNGGKKLSVGIITPYKLQLKCLQREFDDVLKSEEGRDIYINTVDAFQGQERDVIIMSCVRASNHGVGFVADIRRMNVALTRARRGLWVIGNANALMQSEDWAALIADAKSRKCFIDTVSIPKEFLLLKGFSMAPAKLTLNSTRSSRSNGQRK; encoded by the exons ATGGGTGTTTCTGGAAGGCCACTATTTGATCTTAATGAACTGCCAGAAGAAGAGGTAAATGTGGATGATTGTCCTATTGATTATCAGCCCCAAAAATCTCTTCCGGTTGCCAATTTGAACAGTTCAACTCTTCTTCCATCATCTGAAGGATGTCAAAGAATACAGAATAACCAAACTTTTACACATGCGCCAACTGGTTCTGGTTTTCAACCTTTTTCCAGAAAAGAAGTGTCAAAGAAACTAAAAGAATTTGAAAAATCAGGAGCTGAGTCAAATACAGACCAAGCCTTAACATCTGTGGACTCAAGCTTTAAAGATGTTAACAAAATTAGCAGACTGCTGTCAGGTAGTCAGGGTGGCCTGGAAGCTGAAAGAGAAGAAGGGGAGTGGTCTGACATGGAAGTCCATGGGGAAGATATCAAAAGCATTTCAAGCAATAAGGAAGAGGATCTTGATGGTGAGTCTGCTGATAAGCAGATAATGAATGAAGAAAGTGAGTCTCTTGTTAAAACTGATGAGAGCAGCCATAACAAGTCTAGTTTTTTGGGAATTACCACTAATGAAGTTTGTGAATCAATAAGAGACCTGAATGAGAATCGCCCTTTTTTAGATAGCTATGGAAGTTGCAATTCTAGAGTGGATGCCTCTGATGATGGATTTGGGGAGTCCTCAATTGTAAAACTGAGAGAAGTAAAAGGAGTTGAAGCAAGTCATGCTCTGAGATTTGTAAATAATCCTGTTAAGAGGCCTAAAATTGACGAGCAAAAGGAGGCAATGTTGGGTAAAAAGAGAGCCAGACAAACTGTCTTCATCAATGTGGAGGATGTTAAGCAGGTTAGCTCAATGAAACCAACACCTAAGAGGCAGACTTCTTTTCCAGCACCAATTGTTACCCGAACTGTTAAGGATTCATCTTGTACTAGCACTCCTGGGGGTGCTGAAAGACCAAATACTAAAAATCAAAATCACTCTGACATCATGAGCACTGAATGCTGTTCAACTATGGAATCAGTTAACCTGAAAACTGAACCAAATGGGGATGTAATTTTAGGAGGTATAATTCACCCAAAGAAGCTGAACCACAACGAGGAGTTTTCAGAAACATATCCTCCAATTCTAGGGCAGGGCCCTTCCAAGCAATCTGTGGACACCAGACAATCCAAAAACTCTTCTGTTTCATCTAGGAAGCCTCCTGTTCCTGGACTAGGCAATACTGATCACAAATTGGGGTCCAAAAAGAATCCTTATTCCAAGAGGCCAAATGCAATGAACCCTCAATGCCAAGATACATCTGTAGAACGTCTACTCAGGGAGGTGACAAGTGAGAAGTTTTGGCATCATCCAG AAGAGACAGATTTGCGGCGTGTCCCTGGTCAATTTGAGTCTGATGAAGAGTATATTAGAGTTTTTGAGCCTTTGCTTTTTGAGGAATGCCGAGCACAGCTAAACAGCACCTATGAGGAGCTTCAGGAGAAGATAACAAAGGATGCACATATCATGGTTCACATAAAGAATGTCGATAGACGAGAGAGAG GGTGGTATGATGCCATTGTTCTTCCAGTTCATGAATGCAAGTGGAACTTTAAGGAAGGTGACATTGCAGTTTTGGCATATCCACGACCTGGTGGAG CAGGCAAGTCTGGCAGGAGAAACAATTATGATACAAATGACGATGATACTGAACATGAGGCTACCAGTCATGTTGTTGGTACGGTAAGGCGACATATTCATATTGACACACGTTATCTGGCTGGAGCcatttttcatttctatgctgGTGACTTGTATGGTTCTTGTAG CAAGTCCAATGATCATATCCTTAGGAAACTTGAACCAAAGAGTACTTGGTACTTGACAACCCTTGGTTCCCTTGCCACTACTCAGCGTGAATACATAGCACTGCATGCTTTTCGCCGTCTTAATGGCCAG ATGCAATCTGCAATATTGAAGCCTAGTCCCGAACATTTTCCTAAATATGAAGACCTGCCACCTGCTATGTCCGACTGTTTTACTCAATATTTTGTAGATTATCTGCATAGGACGTTCAATCCTCCACAGTTGGCTGCAATTCAGTGGGCTGCTATGCACACTGCTTCTGGTACCAATAATAGAGGGGCTAAGAGACAAGACCCTTGGCCTTTTACACTTGTTCAAGGTCCACCAGGGACTGGGAAAACACATACGGTTTGGGGGATGCTTAATGTAATTCATCTTGTTCAGTACCAACATTACTACACTGCACTTCTCAAGAAACTTGCCCCAGAAAGTTATAAGCAAACAACTGAGGTTAACTTGGTGAATGCCAGTAGTGGATCAATTGATGAAGTCTTGCAGAATATTGACCAAAGTCTTTTAAGAACTCTTCCAAAACTTTGTCCAAAGCCAAGAATGCTAGTGTGCGCTCCTTCAAATGCTGCTACAGATGAATTGTTAGCACGGGTTCTTGATCGTGGTTTCATTGATGGTGAGATGAAAGTTTATCGACCTGATGTAGCTCGTGTTGGAGTAGATTCACAGACCCGAGCTTCCCAAGCCGTTTCGGTCGAGCGAAGAACTGAACAACTACTGCAGAAGGGTTGCAATGAAGTAATTAAATGGTTGCATGACTTGAAACGCCGTGAAGCTGAATTGTCACAGCAAATATCTCGCCTGCAGAGAGACCTCATTATTGCAGCTGCTGCTGGTATGTCACAAGGATCTGTAGGTGTTGATCCTGATGTTCTTGCTGCCAGAGATCAAAACCGTGATATATTACTCCAGCATCTCGCTGCTGCTTTAGAGAGCAGGGACAAGGTTCTTGTTGAGATGTCACGATTCGCTATACTGGAAAGCAAGTTCCATTCTGGGACTACTTTTAATATGGAAGATGCTCGAGCCAATCTTGAAGCAAGCTTTGCTAATGAAGCTGAGATTGTTTTTACAACCGTGTCAAGCAGTGGCCGGAAGATATTCTCTCGTCTGGCCCATGGATTTGATATGGTGGTCATTGATGAGGCTGCTCAGGCAAGTGAAGTTGCAGTCCTCCCACCGCTATCACTTGGTGCTGCAAGATGTGTTTTGGTAGGTGATCCACAGCAACTTCCTGCGACTGTTATTAGTAAAGCTGCTGGAACTCTACTTTATAGCAGAAGTCTTTTTGAGAGATTTCAGCAAGCAGGATGCCCAACTCTGTTGTTATCAGTGCAGTATAGGATGCATCCTCAAATCCGTGATTTCCCATCAAGATATTTCTATCAAGGGCGTCTGACTGATAGTGAGAGTATTGCCAATTTAGATGACGAAGTTTACTACAGAGATCCTCTGTTACACCCCTATGCATTCTTTGATATTACACATGGAAGAGAGTCTCATAGGGGCGGATCTGTCTCTTACCAGAATGTTCATGAAGCCCAATTTTCTTTGAGACTGTATGAACATCTACAGAAGTTTGTCAAATCAAATGGTGGGAAAAAGTTATCTGTTGGCATAATTACACCTTATAAACTACAGTTGAAATGTCTCCAACGTGAATTTGATGATGTTCTAAAGTCTGAAGAAGGCAGGGACATATACATCAACACGGTTGATGCATTTCAGGGTCAGGAGCGCGATGTAATTATAATGTCATGTGTGCGTGCGTCAAATCATGGAGTGGGATTTGTTGCTGATATCCGGCGCATGAATGTTGCCCTTACTCGGGCTAGGAGGGGCTTATGG GTGATTGGCAATGCTAATGCTCTCATGCAGTCTGAAGACTGGGCTGCTTTGATTGCTGATGCTAAATCAAGAAAATGTTTCATTGACACGGTAAGCATCCCAAAGGAATTCTTGCTGCTCAAAGGGTTTTCTATGGCTCCTGCAAAGCTGACATTGAATAGCACGAGGAGTTCACGAAGTAATGGTCAAAGAAAATAG
- the LOC122046546 gene encoding protein NUCLEAR FUSION DEFECTIVE 4-like isoform X1: MAGVVKVGSRPPWVGLAAAVWVQVAAGAGYTFPLYSHALKKVMGYNQQQLTFLGVANDSGENFGLIAGVLCNRLPPWFVLLVGAACCFLGFGTLWSAVSLTVTGLPYWLLWIALCIATNSSAWFGTAVLVTNMRNFPLSRGTVAGILKGYVGLSAAVYTGLYTGVLHSSSTKLLLFLTLGLPIISLAMMYFVRPCTPSLEEDSLEQSHFMFTQISSIFLGLYLLAYTILDDVLPLTDGVIYILFGVMVLFLLAPLAIPIKMTIFPRNRKTNVASDTGSTSHQVTTGAGDEEPLLATSSSNNLGNAQENDDASDVDMLLAEGEGAIKKKRRPKRGDDFEFHEALVKADFWLLFLAYFLGVGSGVTVLNNLAQIGIAFGLEDTTILLCLFSFCNFVGRIGAGSLSEHFVRSRMLPRPIWMACTQVVMAVAYLLYATAISGTLYASTALLGICYGVQFSVMVPTVSELFGLKQFGLLYNFMLLGNPLGAFFFSGLLAGYVYDSEAAKQDPSSSTCLGPNCFRLTFWFLAGICCLGTLLSIILSVRTRPVYQMLYASGSFRLPRSSLH; the protein is encoded by the exons ATGGCCGGAGTGGTGAAGGTCGGGAGCCGGCCGCCTTGGGTGGGGCTGGCGGCTGCGGTTTGGGTGCAGGTGGCGGCGGGGGCGGGCTATACCTTCCCCCTCTACTCGCACGCCCTCAAGAAGGTGATGGGCTACAACCAGCAGCAGCTCACGTTTCTTGGCGTTGCCAACGACTCCGGCGAGAACTTCGGCCTCATCGCCGGCGTCCTCTGCAACCGCCTCCCTCCCTGGTTTGTCCTCCTCGTCGGCGCTGCCTGCTGCTTTCTCGGTTTCGGCACTCTGTGGTCCGCCGTCAGCCTTACCGTCACCGGCCTCCCCTACTGGCTG TTATGGATAGCACTGTGCATTGCTACCAATAGTAGTGCCTGGTTTGGGACAGCTGTCCTAGTCACCAACATGCGAAACTTCCCTCTCAGCAGAGGGACTGTTGCTGGCATTCTCAAGGGTTATGTTGGGCTCAGCGCTGCAGTTTACACTGGATTGTACACTGGTGTACTTCACAGCTCGTCGACAAAGTTATTGCTGTTTCTTACTCTTGGATTGCCTATCATAAGCCTTGCAATGATGTATTTTGTTAGGCCTTGCACACCATCCTTGGAAGAAGACTCATTGGAGCAAAGCCATTTTATGTTTACCCAGATCTCAAGCATATTTTTGGGTCTCTATCTACTCGCCTACACAATCTTGGATGATGTTCTCCCATTAACTGATGGTGTTATCTATATTTTGTTCGGTGTAATGGTGCTCTTTCTCCTGGCCCCCCTTGCCATCCCAATAAAGATGACAATCTTTCCAAGGAATCGCAAGACAAATGTTGCTAGTGACACAGGTAGCACTTCGCATCAAGTAACTACGGGGGCTGGTGATGAAGAACCATTGCTAGCGACATCATCGTCAAACAATTTGGGGAATGCGCAGGAGAATGATGATGCTTCAGATGTTGACATGCTTTTAGCTGAAGGAGAAGGTGCaattaaaaagaagagaagacCCAAGAGGGGGGAtgattttgagtttcatgaagcaTTGGTTAAAGCTGATTTTTGGCTTCTATTTTTAGCATACTTCCTTGGGGTTGGCTCAGGTGTTACAGTGCTCAATAATCTGGCTCAAATTGGAATTGCTTTTGGTCTTGAAGATACAACCATATTGCTATGCCTCTTCAGCTTTTGTAACTTTGTTGGTCGCATCGGCGCTGGTTCATTATCTGAGCATTTTGTCAG ATCAAGAATGCTTCCTAGACCAATCTGGATGGCATGTACCCAAGTGGTCATGGCTGTAGCCTACCTTCTCTATGCTACAGCCATCAGCGGCACTCTTTATGCTTCGACTGCCTTGCTCGGTATCTGTTATGGCGTTCAGTTTTCTGTGATGGTGCCAACTGTCTCCGAGCTCTTCGGCTTGAAGCAATTCGGACTACTCTACAACTTCATGCTACTAGGAAATCCACTGGGGGCCTTCTTCTTCTCCGGTCTTCTCGCCGGATATGTATACGACAGCGAAGCCGCCAAGCAAGACCCGAGTTCAAGCACTTGCTTGGGGCCCAACTGCTTCAGGTTAACATTCTGGTTTCTTGCTGGGATATGCTGTTTGGGAACCTTGTTGAGTATAATTCTATCAGTGAGAACAAGGCCAGTGTACCAGATGCTCTATGCCAGTGGATCCTTCAGGCTGCCTCGAAGTTCACTGCATTGA
- the LOC122046546 gene encoding protein NUCLEAR FUSION DEFECTIVE 4-like isoform X2: MKAGRRAQWLGLAAAQWVQVAGGAAYTFPLYSPALKSMLGLSQQRLTVLGVANDVGENFGLIAGVAGNLLPPWKLLLLGSACCFSGFGLLWLAVTRTVVGLPFWLLWIALCIATNSSAWFGTAVLVTNMRNFPLSRGTVAGILKGYVGLSAAVYTGLYTGVLHSSSTKLLLFLTLGLPIISLAMMYFVRPCTPSLEEDSLEQSHFMFTQISSIFLGLYLLAYTILDDVLPLTDGVIYILFGVMVLFLLAPLAIPIKMTIFPRNRKTNVASDTGSTSHQVTTGAGDEEPLLATSSSNNLGNAQENDDASDVDMLLAEGEGAIKKKRRPKRGDDFEFHEALVKADFWLLFLAYFLGVGSGVTVLNNLAQIGIAFGLEDTTILLCLFSFCNFVGRIGAGSLSEHFVRSRMLPRPIWMACTQVVMAVAYLLYATAISGTLYASTALLGICYGVQFSVMVPTVSELFGLKQFGLLYNFMLLGNPLGAFFFSGLLAGYVYDSEAAKQDPSSSTCLGPNCFRLTFWFLAGICCLGTLLSIILSVRTRPVYQMLYASGSFRLPRSSLH, translated from the exons ATGAAGGCGGGGCGGCGGGCGCAGTGGTTGGGGCTGGCGGCGGCGCAGTGGGTGCAGGTGGCGGGCGGCGCCGCCTACACCTTTCCTCTGTACTCGCCGGCGCTGAAATCGATGCTGGGGTTGAGCCAGCAGCGGCTGACGGTGCTGGGGGTGGCCAACGACGTCGGGGAGAACTTCGGGCTGATCGCCGGCGTCGCCGGCAACCTCTTGCCGCCCTGGAAACTGCTGCTCCTCGGCAGCGCCTGTTGCTTCTCCGGCTTTGGCCTTCTCTGGCTCGCCGTCACGCGGACCGTCGTCGGATTGCCGTTTTGGCTG TTATGGATAGCACTGTGCATTGCTACCAATAGTAGTGCCTGGTTTGGGACAGCTGTCCTAGTCACCAACATGCGAAACTTCCCTCTCAGCAGAGGGACTGTTGCTGGCATTCTCAAGGGTTATGTTGGGCTCAGCGCTGCAGTTTACACTGGATTGTACACTGGTGTACTTCACAGCTCGTCGACAAAGTTATTGCTGTTTCTTACTCTTGGATTGCCTATCATAAGCCTTGCAATGATGTATTTTGTTAGGCCTTGCACACCATCCTTGGAAGAAGACTCATTGGAGCAAAGCCATTTTATGTTTACCCAGATCTCAAGCATATTTTTGGGTCTCTATCTACTCGCCTACACAATCTTGGATGATGTTCTCCCATTAACTGATGGTGTTATCTATATTTTGTTCGGTGTAATGGTGCTCTTTCTCCTGGCCCCCCTTGCCATCCCAATAAAGATGACAATCTTTCCAAGGAATCGCAAGACAAATGTTGCTAGTGACACAGGTAGCACTTCGCATCAAGTAACTACGGGGGCTGGTGATGAAGAACCATTGCTAGCGACATCATCGTCAAACAATTTGGGGAATGCGCAGGAGAATGATGATGCTTCAGATGTTGACATGCTTTTAGCTGAAGGAGAAGGTGCaattaaaaagaagagaagacCCAAGAGGGGGGAtgattttgagtttcatgaagcaTTGGTTAAAGCTGATTTTTGGCTTCTATTTTTAGCATACTTCCTTGGGGTTGGCTCAGGTGTTACAGTGCTCAATAATCTGGCTCAAATTGGAATTGCTTTTGGTCTTGAAGATACAACCATATTGCTATGCCTCTTCAGCTTTTGTAACTTTGTTGGTCGCATCGGCGCTGGTTCATTATCTGAGCATTTTGTCAG ATCAAGAATGCTTCCTAGACCAATCTGGATGGCATGTACCCAAGTGGTCATGGCTGTAGCCTACCTTCTCTATGCTACAGCCATCAGCGGCACTCTTTATGCTTCGACTGCCTTGCTCGGTATCTGTTATGGCGTTCAGTTTTCTGTGATGGTGCCAACTGTCTCCGAGCTCTTCGGCTTGAAGCAATTCGGACTACTCTACAACTTCATGCTACTAGGAAATCCACTGGGGGCCTTCTTCTTCTCCGGTCTTCTCGCCGGATATGTATACGACAGCGAAGCCGCCAAGCAAGACCCGAGTTCAAGCACTTGCTTGGGGCCCAACTGCTTCAGGTTAACATTCTGGTTTCTTGCTGGGATATGCTGTTTGGGAACCTTGTTGAGTATAATTCTATCAGTGAGAACAAGGCCAGTGTACCAGATGCTCTATGCCAGTGGATCCTTCAGGCTGCCTCGAAGTTCACTGCATTGA